The DNA segment CAAATTAAAAGGTCAGTTGTACTTCTGGAGAGCTTGGCAATATTTTGATATGGTGAAATTATACGGAGGAGTTCCTTTGGTTTTAACACCTCAAAACCCAATTTTAGATGAAGCATCAAACAATCAAGTTCCAAGAAGTTCAACTTCAGCTTGTATTGAGCAAATAGTATCTGACTTAGATATGGCAAAATCATTATTGCCAGTTAAATGGACAGGAGCTGATTATGGAAGAATTGGTGGTGCAGCAGTAGCAGCTTTCAAAGGGCGTGTATTGTTGACTTGGGCAAGTCCTCTTTTTAACCCAACTGATGATACACAACGTTGGCAACGTGCTTATGATGCTAACCTTGAAGCGAAAACACTTTTAGAAGCTAATGGATTCGGTCTTGAAGCAAATTGGGCTACAATGTGGACAAAAGAAGGTAGTGCAAACAAAGAAGCGGTTATCGTTTATGGTTATAATACAGTGCCTACTCAAAATTTAGAGAGAAATAACGGTTCCGAAAGAGCTTGTCGTTCTAAAGAATCACTAGGAGCGGGTTCAATTTCTCCAACTAAACAAATGGTGGATGCATTCCCGATGGCTGATGGTCAGGATATTACAAATTCGTCTGCAGCCTATCCTTATTCAGCAGGGAAATTCTTTAAAAATAGAGACCCAAGGTTTTATAGCACTTTTGCTTATAATGGAGCGAAATGGCCTTATGCCGAAAATCCTAATTTCAAACAATGGACTTATAGCTGGTATGATAAAGCACCTGCTAACGCTACCACAAATCCAAATAAATTTACGGAAACATTAGGAGCTAATTCAAGTGGGATCTATTTGAATAAAGCAACTTCTGCAACAGCAAGTAATGCTAATTCTGGCTTTGCATATAGTGGAACTGATTATATGGAAATGCGTTTTGCTGAAGTAGTTTTAAATTTAGCTGAGTGTGCAATAGGTGTCAACAAATTGACCGAAGGTAAAGACTTGATTAAATCAATCAGAATCCGTGCAGGAATAAAAATCGGAGATGGTCAATACGGTTTGGCAACTGCTACAACTAGAGATCAGCTTTTTGCTGCAGCATTAAAAGAAAGAAAAGTAGAATTTGCTTATGAAAACAAACGTTTTTATGATTTAAGAAGATGGATGCTTTTTGAAAATGGTGCTACAACAGCAAGATTGGGTGTAGCTCCTCTTAACGGAACAAGAAGAACTGGATATTTTATTGTCGCCAAAAAAACCGACGGTACTAAATATGTTCACGCATCGGTAGATCCATTCTTGGCAAATGCGGCTGGAGTTGCTCCAATTGTAAATAGAGATCCAGTTTTTCCTTATACAATACCTCCAACAGGAAAAAATCCAGGCACATCAATTACTAGCTATGAGGCTTAT comes from the Flavobacterium limnophilum genome and includes:
- a CDS encoding RagB/SusD family nutrient uptake outer membrane protein codes for the protein MKKIKYIGLFTVLATFSLGSCNDDFLAEKKDYAGVNEEVFQDPIQAQAYVDYVYSQFLPGDNAVTSTWDLAAGASDDFAQTSEELAGEVNFNKPWTSIAPTGANCLTYLGARMSSSVTNNTWTRLKQINLFLENVEKYGMDKATKDKLKGQLYFWRAWQYFDMVKLYGGVPLVLTPQNPILDEASNNQVPRSSTSACIEQIVSDLDMAKSLLPVKWTGADYGRIGGAAVAAFKGRVLLTWASPLFNPTDDTQRWQRAYDANLEAKTLLEANGFGLEANWATMWTKEGSANKEAVIVYGYNTVPTQNLERNNGSERACRSKESLGAGSISPTKQMVDAFPMADGQDITNSSAAYPYSAGKFFKNRDPRFYSTFAYNGAKWPYAENPNFKQWTYSWYDKAPANATTNPNKFTETLGANSSGIYLNKATSATASNANSGFAYSGTDYMEMRFAEVVLNLAECAIGVNKLTEGKDLIKSIRIRAGIKIGDGQYGLATATTRDQLFAAALKERKVEFAYENKRFYDLRRWMLFENGATTARLGVAPLNGTRRTGYFIVAKKTDGTKYVHASVDPFLANAAGVAPIVNRDPVFPYTIPPTGKNPGTSITSYEAYMDYLYDNYFDVVERDNLDPNTNNWKFSWYKEYYYFGIYQSLLDTAPYLEQTKGWGGTFDPLK